TGGGGCGGGACAGTCACAGTGGATTCAGGGCGGGCGGCAGCGCGCAGGCGGCGCTCCCCCGCGTCCAGCAGGGCCGTGACATGCGGCAGCAGGTCGGTGTGGTACAGCGCGGCGAGGGGCTGGGGGCGACCCTCTGCGTCCAGGGCGAGCACAGCCAGGGCATCCGGCGTGCGCGCCCGTGCCAGCGTTTCCCAGTACTGGGGGGTCAGGCGCGGCATGTCCACCCCGGCAAAGGCCAGCCAGCCGGGTCCGACCTCCGCCTGTGCCGCTTGCAGGGCGGCTTCCAGCGCGGCAAGTGGTCCCTCACTGGGGCGGGTGTCGGGCACGCCCTGCCAGCCGGGCAGCGCGTACCTTCCGGGCGGCGCGATCAGGAGGCGCAGGGGGCAGCCCGTCAGGCTCGCGGCGACGTGTTCCAGCAGGGTCTGCCCCTCCAGCCGCGCCGCCGCCTTGTCGCTCCCGAAGCGCCGGGACTGGCCGCCCGCCGTGATGGCCGCAGTGAAGGGCATGCTTGAGTGTTCCATACATCCGGCAAGGCCAGCGTGGGCGATTGTGCGGCCTTCACGATTCATCCAGATTGCACGGTATCCGACACTGTGCCGCCTATGGCTGTGTACACACTGCCATTGCTCACATTTCAGCTCGACCTGGGGAGGTTCACCATGAAGAGGTTCCTCGCGCTTGCCCTGCCCCTCGCCCTCGCTTCCTGCACCATGATGTTGCCCGGCAGCCCGTACACCCTGGGCAAGCAGCCCGCCGCCGGGGACCTGAACCCCAGCGGGACGGTCACGGGCAGAGTTTCCGGCGACACGGTGATGACCCAGGCGCAGGTCATGGGGCTGAAGCCCAACCAGTACTACGTGGCGCACTACCACAACCAGGGGACCGCCAGCGCCGACCCGTGCAGCAGCGGCGGCCCGGCGATCATGAGCAGCAAGATCGTCGGCATGACCGACGCTGGCGGGAGGCTGACGCTGATGGGCAGCGCCCCACGCGCCGACGTGATGAACGCCACCTACTTCAACATCCACACGGCCAGCGATGCCCAGGGCACGCCCGCCGATCCGGGGGTCGCCTGCACTGCCGTGAAGATGGGGATGATGGGGATGTAGTTCCTGCGTTACCCTGCCCCCGTGAGCGTCCGAATCCTGGGCGGCAGCGCGAAGGGCCGCGCCCTGAAAGTGCCCGGCAGTGCCCGGCCCAGCGGTGCCCGTATCCGCAAGAGCCTCTTTGACCTGCTGGCGTCCCGCGCGCCTTCCGGGACCTTCCTCGACCTGCACGGCGGCAGCGGCGCGGTGGGCCTGGAGGCCGCCAGCCGGGGCTACGAGGTGACCCTGGTGGAAAAGGACGCGGGGGCCGCCCGCACGCTGGAGGAGAACAGCCGCGCGCTGGGCCTGCCCGTCCGCCTCCTGCGCGGCGACGCCCTGAGCCTGCTGCCGCGCCTGGGCGAGTTCGACGTGGTGTTCAGCGACCCGCCCTACGTGCAGGACATCCCGCGCCTGGCTGGCCGACTCCTGGCCTCCAGCGTGGTCGTGCCCGGCGGCCTGCTGGTCTGCCAGCATCCCGACCGCCTCCACCTGCCCGACGTGCCCGGCTATGAGCGCGAGGAACGGGTCTACGGCAGCAACACCCTCACCCTCTATGTCCGGGATAACATCGGACCCGCATGAACGCCGTCTTTCCCGGCTCCTTCGATCCCGTCACCAGCGGTCATATGGACGTGCTGACGCGCGCCTCGCGCATCTTCGACCACGTCACCGTGACTGTGATGCACAACGCCCGCAAGCAGGGCCACCACCTCTTCAGCCTGGAGGAGCGGCTGGAGATCCTGCGGGAGGCGACCGGGCACCTGCCCAGCGTCAGCGTGGACAGCTTCAGCGGCCTGCTGGTGGACTACATGCGCCAGCAGCAAAAGGGCATTATCATCCGTGGCCTGCGCGCCGTCTCCGACTACGAATACGAACTCCAGATCGCGCACCTCAACCGCCAGATCGGGGAGGTCGAGACGGTGTTCATCATGGCCGCGACCCGCTGGAGCTTTGTCAGCAGCACGATGGTCAAGGAAATCGCCAGCTACGGCGGCAACATCAGCGAGATGGTGCCCCGGGCGAGCGCGGCGGCGCTGCGGCGCAAGTTCGCGGAACAGTACGCGGAAAGAGAGGTAGGCTTGAAAAGCCCCTCGGGGGAGGGCTGAAAGCCGAAGGTCAGGGCAACTCCCCCCCCCTCACTCTTTGGGGGGATGACTGCCTGGCCCCCTGCCCCTAAGGTCAGGTATGCGACTTCTGGCTCTGGCGGGCTTGATCCTGCTCGGCGCGGCGCAGGCAGCGGGTTTTCCCTGGGAGCGGGGCTTTCTGGATGTGGGTTCCAGCGTCCGCGAGCCTCTGGTGTTCACCTGGGACCAGCCTGAACTGTCGCCACCTTCGGGCGGATGGGAGCGGCAGCCGCTGCAAGTCCCCCTCGGCGTGGTGTGGTCGGCGCGGCCCGTCTCTGGCCCTCAGGCCACCCTGACACCCGGCCTGCCCGTGCGGTTCGGGCGTGAACAGTTCGTGCCGGTCAACCTCAAGACGAGCCTGACCGTGCCCGCCGTGGTGAACCTGCTGGCGGAGGCCCCAGCACGGAGATCACCGGCCACGACCGGGCTGCGGATCGCCTTCCCGCTGGCCGTCAATCCGGCGGTGCCCGCCCCGTCCCCGCTCGCCGCCGGGCAGGAATTCCTGCGGCTGGGCGGCGACGCGGTGTACCGGCGGGCCGGTCAGGGGCTGCCCTATCCCGCGCTGACGGGCCGGGTGCTGACCCTCCGGCGGCTGGAGGCGGGTCGGGCGGTCTTCTTCACGGACGGCCTGGGGGAAGTCGTGCGCGAGGGCGACCCGCAAGCGGGCTTTTCGGACCTGGCGCCGCTGGTGGATGACCCAGCCCTCCCCGCACTCAAGGGGCGGTATGAGGGCAAGCCGGTGTGGGCCTACGGCGGGCTGGGGGGAGTGTGTCAGCCCGCGCCGGAGATGTCTCAGGGGGTCGAGGCCCCGCTGCGCGAGCCGCTGAAGGTGCGGCGTGTCCTGCGGCTGGCGCGTCCGCTGGTGCTGAACGCGAGCGGTGGCTTCGGGGACGAGGTGGGGCACGGCGCGGACAGCATTGCCCTCACGCCGCTGGTATTCCTGCTGGACAGCCGCGCCCTTGGCCCTAACGGCAGCTTCTCCGCGACGGGCGCAGCCGCCGAGCAATTGCACGAACAGCTCCTGAACGGGGCGGGCATGACGGACACAGCGGCGTGCGGCGTGAGCTTCCCCGCCTTCCTGCCCGACACCTGGGCCGTGGAACGGGTCTTCAGCCTGACCCCGCCGAGTGCGGCTGTCCCGGCGGAACCCCCCGCCGACCCCCGTGGGCTGACGCGCTGGCAGTATGCCTGGCTGTTCGGCTTTCCCAGCGCCACCTTCGGCACGCGGGACGAGCTGCTGAAAAAGTCCGTCTGGGAATACCGCAACATTCCCTTTCCCGCCAGCGTGACCTTTGACGCGGCGGGCAAGGTCGGCAGCGTGGAGGTGCCGCGGCTGCCCTGAAGAGGAAGAGGCCGGGGCAACACGGCCCCGGCCTCTTCCTGATCTCAGACTTCCTGTTTCAAGCCCTCGGCGGCCACACGCAGTGCCCCCACCTTGTCGGTCTGTTCCCAGGGGAATTCGGGGCGGCCGAAGTGTCCGTACGCGGCGGTCTGCGCGTAGATGGGGCGCCGGAGGTCAAGCTGGGCGATGATCGCCTGGGGCCGCGCGTCGAAGTGGTCGCGCACCAGTTCGGCCAGTTTCTCGTCGCTGACGGTGCCGGTGCCGTAGGTGTCCACGCGCAGGCTAACGGGGTGCGCCCGCCCGATGGCGTAGGCGACCTCCACCAGTGCCCGCCGTGCCAGGCCCGCCGCGACGATGTTCTTGGCGATGTAGCGGGCGTAGTAGGCGGCCGAGCGGTCCACCTTGGTCGGGTCCTTGCCGCTGAACGCGCCGCCGCCGTGCGGAACGGCCCCGCCGTAGGTATCCACGATGATCTTGCGCCCGGTCAGGCCGGTGTCGCCGTGGGGGCCACCAATCACGAATTTGCCGCTGGGGTTGATGAAGTATTTGGTGTCGGGGGTCAGCAGCTCCGCCGGGATCACGGCGGGGATCACGTGTTCGAGCATGTCCGCGCGAATCTGCTGCTGGCTCACGTCGTCGCCGTGCTGGGTGCTGATCACGACCGTGTCCACGAACGTCTGGGTGGCCTCGTGCGGCTCGCCGTCACGGACAACTGTGACCTGAGCCTTGGCGTCGGGGCGCAGGTAGGGGAGCGTGCCGTTCTTGCGGAGTTCGGCCAGGCGGCGCGTGAGCCCGTGCGCCAGCGAGATGGGCAGGGGCATCAGTTCCGGCGTCTCGTCGGTCGCGTAGCCGAACATCAGGCCCTGGTCGCCCGCCCCGATGCGGCTGAAGGCGTTCTCGGGCCGCGTGCGCTCCTCTTCCGACATCTCGCGCCATTCCTCGGAGAAGTTCACGCCGCCCGCGATCTCCGGACTCTGCTCGTGAATGGACACCAGCACCGCGCTGTACTCGGCGTCAAAGCCGTAGTTGGCGCGGGTATAGCCCACCTTCATCACGGCGTCGCGCACCGTCTTCTGCACGTCCACCCGCGCGTTATGCGCCGTCACCTCGCCCGCCACGACCGCCATGCCGGTGGTCAGCAACGTCTCGACCGCCACGCGGCTGCCCGGCTCCTGCCGCAGAAACTCGTCGAGCAGCGAGTCCGAGATGAAATCCGCCAGCTTGTCCGGGTGGCCTTCCGATACCGACTCCGACGTGTAAAACTTCCGCATGTTCGCTCCTCTACGCGCGGGGGGGCGTCTCACAGAACCACCTGGAGAGGGATGTCGCTGCGGTCCCCGCACGGCCCGCCTTCCCGTGAGGGCGGTACCGGGGCAGCGTACTCCATCGGCCCGGCCCGGCGAAAGGACAAAGGGTGACGATGCGGGATCACCGGGCGGCCCGGCCCGGCGACTCCAGGGGCAACTCGTAGCACAGGCTGCCCTCCACGCCCACGTAGTACCCGTAGTTCGGGATGCGCCGGAACCCCGCCGACTCGTACAGATGGATCGCTTCCGCCTGCAATTCTCCCGTTTCCAGCACCAGCCGCCGGAACCCCAGCGCCCGCCCCCGCTCGATCAGGCCGGTCAGGATCTGGCGTCCCAGGCCCCGGCCCCGCGCTTCCGGCAGGGTATACATGCGTTTGACCTCCGCCGTGTCCGGCCCGATCCGTTTCAGGGCGCCACAGGCCAGCAGCGCCCCGCCTTCCTCCACCGCCAGCAGGGCGCCGCCCCCGCCGGAGAGGACCGCCGGGTCGAAGGGTTCGGTGCGCTCGTCGGTGTCCTGGTAGAGGGCCCGCAACTCGCGCTGCTGGGCGTTCATCAGGTCAATGACGTGCGGATGGTCGGGAGAAAGGTCGAGCAGGGCGGGCATGGGGAAGGGTAACACGGGGTTGAAGGCGGCCCTACGGCCCGGCCCTCTCCGCATCCGCCTCCATCGCCGCCGCAATCCCCGCAGGCAGTTCCGCCGCCACCCGCTCCAGCGTGCGCGCCGCCGCCGCGCGCACCATCTTCTCGAAGGCCGCGCCGCCCCAGCCCTCGGCCTGGGGAGTGTACAGGTGGGCGCGGAAGTGAAAGAGAAAGGTGACCGTCCCGGCGCCGTCCGCCTCGGCCTGCCCGGCGACCTCCACCCAGGCCCGCTCACCGTCCACGGGCTGCGGCGTGAGGGTCGCGCCGTCCGGCGTCAACGTCAGGAGGCTGTGGAAGGGCAGGTCCACCTCCCCCAGCACGGGGACGGGCACGATCAGTTCCCCGCTGACCCCGCGCGTGTCGCCGCTCAGGCCGCGCAGGAAGCGCACCCGCGCCAGCGCCTTGCCCGCGTCACGGACGAACGCGAGGGCGGCGGCCCTTCCGCCGGGGTGCGCCAGGGTAAAGGATTGCTGCGCCTCGATCAGCACGCCGGGATCAGTCCACCCACTCGATCACCACACGGTTCTCGGCCAGGGCCGCCTGCAACTCGGCGTCCGAGGCGCTGCGGAGCCGGGGCAGGTGCGCGAAGCGGGGCGTGGCCGACGCATACCCCAGCCGCACGATCACGTCGTCACTCAGTTCGTCCTTGCCGACGCGCCACACCAGTTGCCCGCCCAGCGCCTCCAGTTGCCGGGCGAGGTCCGGGGGCAGGTCCGGAGAGGAGGGGCCAGTCATGGGGGCTATTGTACGTGGGGCAGCGGGAGGATAGAACGGAGGGCATGACCCCCCCCCTGTCGTGGCGAGAACTGGAAACCCGCGTGGGCCTCGACGCGCTGCCCGACTTTCACCGCGCCTTCCTGACCTGGCGCGGCGTGGAGGACGCCGCCGGAATGCCGCTGCGCCGCGTGGGCCAGCGCGTCGAGGCCGAACTCAACCGCATGGCTCAGACCGGGCAGGCCCAGCGCGGGGAAGGCGACTGGACCCTCGCACCGGGGGCACTCGACGGCTTCGAGGCGGCCGGGCCGTACCTGGGGGCCGAGGGCTGAAGCCGCCCTCCTCTGCCTTCTGCCCTCAGCCCTGGGCGTGCGTCAGCACGTTGCAGGTACAGCGCGCGAGCGTCGTCGTCCGGCCCCGCTCGTCGCGAATCTCGACCGTCCACACCATCACGCTGCGACCCCGGTAGGCCAGAACCGCTTCGGCGGTGACGAAGCCGCCCGTCACGCCGCGCACGTGCGTGCCGCTGACATCCACGCCGACGCCCACCTGCCGCCGCACGTCCAGATTCAGCCAGGTGCCTATGCTGGCGAGTTCCTCGGCCAGGGCCAGACTGGCGCCGCCATGCAGGCGTCCGGCGGGCTGGCGGTTGCCCTCGACCGGCATCCGGGCGCTCACGCGCTCACGGGTCGCGGTGAGAAGCTGGATGCCCAGGCGCTCGCCCAGCGTGCCCTGAAGGCCGTGCAGGCGGGCGGCGAGTTCTTCCGGCGTCAGGAATTCCAGGTCTTCGGGGGTGGGCAGGAAGAGATCGGGATGCAATGCCGGTTCAGGAGGGGTCATGGGGGGAGGATACGGCAGGCGCTCAGGCGGGGGCCGCCTCCGTCACACACGCCTCGAACGCCGCCGCGTATTCCGCCCTCTCCAACCCGCGCCCGATAAACACCAGTTCGGCCCTGCCGTCGGCCTCGTCCCAGGCATCGGCGGTGAAGAGGTCGCGCACGGCCTGGAACAGGACGCGCTGCGGGTAGCCGTACAGGCTCAGGAACCCCTTCACCCGCAGCACCTCGGCGGGGCGCGTGAGGATGAAGTCGGTCATGAAACGTTGCCAGCGGTACGGGTCGAGGGGCCGGTCGGCGCGCAGGGTGAAGGTCTTCAGGCCGGGTGTGTGCCGCACGGGTTGCGCGTCCTCCAGCACCCGAGGGTCGAAGTCGTCGCGGGCGAGGAGGGCCGCCGCGTCCACCTGCCCGCGCTCCACCCGCACGATCCGCGCCAGGGGGTTCATCCCGCGCAGCACATCCTCGGCGTGGTCCAGACGGGCCGGGTCGGCCAGATCGGTCTTGTTCAGCACGACGACGTTCGCGTAGGCGAGTTGCCGCGCGGCCTCGGGATGGTCTTGCAGGGTCTGGAGGACGTGCCGGGCATCCACCACCGCGACCAGCGTGGTCAGGCGGAAGGCGGCACGCACCGAGCGGTCGAGCAGCGTGGTCAGGACCGGGGTGGGGTCGGCCACACCGCTGAGTTCGACCAGCACGGCGTCGGGCTTGTGCTCCCGTAAGGCGATGGTGACCAGCGCGCGCAGCAGGTCGTCCCGGCCCGTGCAGCACAGGCAGCCCGCCGTGAGTTCGGTCACGTCCTCCTGAAGGCGCTCGATCAGGCCGCCGTCCACGCCGGTCTGCCCGAACTCGTTCACGATCACGCCCAGGCGCCGCGGCAGCGAGCGGATCAGGTGGTTGACCAGCGTGGTCTTGCCCGCCCCCAGAAAACCGCCGATCACCACGACGGGAATGCGTTCATCCAGCTTGGGGGCGGAAGCGGGGCCGGTCATGGGGGCAGCATAAGCGCGCGCGAGGCGGCGCACCGTGGGCCTGCCCCCTCAGCGGGGCGTCAGCGCGTGAATCATCGCGTAGGTGATCAGCGCCGCCGTCCCCAGCCCCAGCACCACGAACCAGGCGGGCGCGCGGCCCCCGCTGGCGCCGTTCGCCGCCGACCAGCCCAGGCGCAGGTTCACCAGCGCGAACACCAGCAAGAAGGCGTCCAGCACGTCCACACGGCGCCCGTCCCCCAGCGCCAGCGGATACGACACCAGAAACGTGAGGCCCGCCAGCGCGAGCGCGATCAGCAGTTGCAGGAGGAAGGGGGGCACGGGAGGGATGGTACGCGGTTTGGGATGCTTGGTCAGCGGGAGAGGCGAACGGCACACCTATCCCAGCTCGTGATACTGCCCCCGGAAGTACAGCAGGGGGTCGTCGTCCGTGTAGCGGGCGTATTCGACGAAGCCCAGGTAGAGGGTATGGTCCCCGGCGGGAATAACCTGCTCCTTGCGGCACACCAGTTGCGCGACGCCGCCGCCGATCAGGGGCAGGCCCTCGTGGTCGAACCAGGGCACGGCGTCCTCGGGGCCGGGGCGACCGGCGAAGTGGTCACTCAGGTGGCGCTGCGTGCTGCTCAGGACGCTCACGCCAAAGCGCGTGACCCCGTCCCCCGAGAGCAGGCCATGCATGTGGGCGCGGTTGTCCACACTCACCAGGATCAGCGGCGGCGTCAGGCTGACCGACACGAAGGCATTGGCGGTCATGCCCCGCCGCGCCTCTCCATCCGTCGCGGTGATGATCGTCACGCCGCTCGCAAAGCGCCCGAGCGTCTGCCGGAATTCATAGGGGGGAATGCCGTAGGAGTCGGTGGAAGTCATGGGAGTGAGTGTAGCGAGTGGGAGGTTAGACCCTCCTCTTTCCCCCTGATGCCCTACGGCTTTCCGCTCGCCGCCGGTTGCACGTCGCGGACCAGCAGGTCGGGATAGCGGATCACGCCGGTCTGGGGGACAGGTTCAGCCCATCGCTGGCCGCTGACCCGCACCTCGACGGGACCGGGGGGGAGGGTCAGGAAGCCGTAGTGGCCGCTGCCGTCGGTGGTGGTGCGGGCCACGACCTGCCCGTCGCGCAGGGCCTCCACCAGGCGGCCCCCGGGCGTGGGCGTCCCGACGACGCGCCCGATCAGGCCGCGCAAGGTGCGGGGCTGGCTGGTCCAGGGAACGGGCGTGGCGAGGGCGCCGCCGGGGACGGTCAGCGCGGCGCGGATGGCGGTCAGGCCCTGCGGGGTGGTCTGGCGGGTGCCGTACACGTCCAGGGTGGGCGTGCGGTACGAGTACCCCACCCAGCCCAGGCCCGACTGCACCGTGCGGGTCGCCTGGGACGCGGTCACGGCGGGGGGATTGAGATACAGCGCGGTGCCGCCCGCGACCTCCGCCCCCGCGCGCACGCTGGCGGCAAAGGCGTTCCAGCCGTCCAGCCAGGCGCCCTGGTCGCCCACCGCGTCGCGCTTGTAGTTCATCAGGACATTCAAGTCCAGCAAGCCGTCCCGCATCCAGGTGGGCCAGTCTTGCAACACGTCGGCATAGGTGCGGGTCTTGTGAAAGGCGGCCAGGTCACCGGGCGCGGGCGGCGGGCCGTAGGTGATGGTCGCCGCGCTCATCCAGGCAGTGGGCCGCACGGCCTTGACCTCCAGGGCGATGCGGCGGACCAGGGCCGTGACCTGCTCGCGTTTCCAGTTCTGCCAGCGCACGTCGGTCGGGGCCGGGGTGCCGCGCGTGCCGGTTTCCGCGCGGTAGCGGGCCAGCGTCTTGGGATCGTACCCCCAGGCCCCGCCGTCCGGGTAACGGATGCGGTCGAGCTGGACCCCATCCACCGGGTAGTTCTGCACCAGGCTGACCACGCCCGCCACGATATAGTCCGCCGCTTCGGGAATCGCCGGGTCCAGCCAGCCGTCCGAGCCTTCCCGCCAGGAACCGTCCGGACGCCGCGCCAGCCACGACGCCGCCCCCGCGTCCGGCCCGTGTTGCCGGAACACGTGCGCGGGATTGCTGTTCGGCACCTGGCTGTTGGCCACGCCCGTCACGCTCGCCCAGGCGATCACGCGCATGCCCCGCGCGTGGGCCAGGCGGGTGATCTCGGCCAGCGGATCGAAGCCCTTTTCCAGATCGGCGTCGGTCACGACGGGCAGCGCAGAGCGGCGGCACAGGCAATCGGCGCGGCGGATCGCCTGCACGAACAGCGCGTTCACGCCCAGCCGGGCGGCATCCTCGACGGTCTGGCTCACCTGCGCCCGCGTCTTCAGGCCCGGCCCGAAGGCGTCCACCCACAACCCCCGCACGCTGCTGATCGGCGCGGGGGTGGGTGCCGGGGCCAGAACGGCCGGGGTCACCGGGGCCAGGGCGGCCGGGGTGGCTGGAACCGCCGGGGGGAGCGGCGAGGCATCCGGGACCGCCGGAGCGGCCACCGGGGCCTGCGCCGCCGCCAGAGGAGCGAGCGTCAGGACCAGCAGCGCGGCGAGGAAGGGAGAGGTCTTCACAGTGTGGGCGCAGGGTAGCGCAGGGGGTCGGGAGAAACGTGAAGGGACCGGCTTCATTCCCTGGGGGTGGGGCTGGGGGGCCGCCGGGTGGGCGCTCTACGCCCCTTCTTCCTCGCCCTCGTCGGCTCCGGTGGCGGCGGGCTGGGGATTGCGGTTCTTGCCGATCTCGCGCACGCGGCCGGAGAAGCGGCCCTTGATCTCCTCGTACATCGGGTGCGCGCGGATGTCGCCGGGGCGGGCGGGGGCGGCGGCCTGGGCGGTGGGGCGGGGTTCGGGCCGGGAGGCCGGGACCGGGCGGGCAGGCACCGCGCCTGCGAAGGGCGCGTCCTCCAGGCTGGGCGGCGGCCCCTCCACCGCGCCGCCGATGTCCCCCCAGTCGGGTTCCTCGGTGATCGCCTCCACGATGTACAGCTCGCGGGCCGTGCCGGGCGGAGGCACGCGGTCCCCGGCCTGCGCGTCGGCGGGGGCCGGGGGCGGATCGGCGGCGTGTTCTTCCTCCCAGGGGGCGGCTGCGGCGTCAGGCAGCGGCGCGGGGGCCACGTCGTCCGGGCTGGGGGGCGGCGCGGGGCGCAGGGGGGCGGGCGCGTCGAGGGTGGCGGTGGCCGCCCCAGCCGGGTTCCGCTGGGCCTGGGGAGCGGTCGGCCCTTGCAGGGGGGCAAACGCCGGGCCGCGTGAGGCGCGGGGCCGGGCAGCAGGCTGGGGGGCGGAACCCTCGGGGACGGTAGCTCCCGGTGGCTCATTGCGGGCCGGGGTGGGCGCGGGGCCGGACGGTGCGGAGGGCGCAGGAATCCCGCCTCCCCCACCGCCGTCGGGGCCGCGCCCTCCGAGATTCACCCGCCGGTTTCCCTCCGGCGCGATCAGCTCGAAGGTGACCGGGCCGAAGACCTTCAGGACCAGCGCGGCGACCTCGTCGAACTTTCCGGCGATCTGCTTGGCGTGAAAGCTGCTCTTCTCGTCGTAGGTGAGGCTGACGTAACCGGGTTCGGCGTGCATCCGGGCAGGCTTGAGGAAGGCGCGCAGTTGCATGCTGGCCTGCCGGGTCACGTCGGCCCAGTTGCCCTGCACCGGAGCGGGCGCGGCCGCAGGCGGCGGAGCGGACGCGGCGCGGGCCGGAGCCTCACTGACAGGAGCCGCCCGGCGTCCACCCGGCTCGAAGGCAGGCACCTCATTCGCCGGGGCCGCCGTCCCCCGCCCACTCGCGCGCAGACTCGCCAGTTCCTTTTCCAGCCGATTCAGGCGCTGCGTCACGTCGGTGGGGACGCTGGCGGGGGCCGCCACACTGACCGTTCCCCCTCCCCCACCCGCCTCGGCGGCCAGGAGCGCGTGCGTCAGCGCCAGTTCCAGACTGAGCTGGTCCGCCGAGCGGGCAAAGCGGGCCTCCTGCTCGTCCAGCGCGGCCTGGAGCTTCAGCAGGCGGGGCACGTCCGCGCCCTCCAGGGCCTCGCCCTCCAGGCCCAGTTCGGCGTGCAGGGCCGAGGCGAAGGCCGCCACCAGGCCCTCCACGACCGTGCGGGCCGCGAAGCCCTCGCGGTACAGCTCGGCGGCTCCGGTGATGGCCGCGCCCGCGTCCCCCAGCACCAGTGCCCCGGCAATCCCGCGCACGCGCTCCCCCGGTGGCAGGCCCAGCGCCTCCTCCACCCCGGCGCGCGTCACCGCCGTGCCCGCCGCCAGCATCCGCTCTAGCAGGCTCTCGCCGTCGCGCATCGCGCCGTCGGCCAGGCGCCCGATCAGGTGCAGGGCCTCCAGCTCGGCCATCACGCCCTCGCGCCGGGTCAGGCCCGCCAGTTTTCCGGCGATCTCCTCGGGCGTCAGGCGGCGGAAGCGGTAGTGCTGGCAACGGCTGAGGATCGTCGGGATGATCTTTTCCGGCTCGGTGGTCGCCAGGATAAAGATCACGTGGCCGGGCGGTTCCTCCAGCGTCTTGAGCAGCGCGTTGAAGGCCGCGCGGCTCATCATGTGCGCCTCGTCGAGAATGTAGATCTTCTTGCCGCCGCGCATCGCCGCGAGGCCGACTTTCTCGCGCAGGTCGCGCACGTCGTCCACCGAGTTGTTGCTGGCCGCGTCGATTTCCAGCACGTCGGGGTGCGACCCGGCCCGCACCGCGAGACAGCTCTCGCACTCGCCGCAGGGCTTCGGCAGCGGCCCGGTGCAGTTGGCCGTCATGGCAATCAGGCGGGCCGTGGTGGTCTTGCCCACGCCGCGCGGCCCACTGAAGAGGTAGGCGTGCCCCACCCGCCCCTGCTCCAGCGCCGCGCGCAGCACGTCCTTGACGTGTTCCTGGCCCACCACCTGATCCCAGTTGATCGGTCGGGCGCGTTGGTAGAGGGCGCTCATGGGCGCACCTTCGGTGCAGTGAGCGGTGAGTGGGAAGTGGGGAGTGGAGAAAGACAGACATCCAATCCACTGACCACGAACCACTGACCACTGACCATGAGCCCCTTCACCCGCTCAGTCTACCGGGGCCGCCTCGGGTGCGGGGTGAGACAGATCGGGTTCGGGGTATTTCGCCGTCAGAGAAGCGGGGTCAGCGGGAGCGATTCAGCCAGCGCCGCAAAATCCGCCATGCCAGCCGCTGCTCCAGCCGCCGCAACTCCGGCTCCGTGAGGGGTGCGGCCCGCGCCGCGCGCAGAACGGGCAGGAACTCCGGGGCCAGGCGGGCTGCGCGTTCCTCCAGCACAGAGA
The window above is part of the Deinococcus metallilatus genome. Proteins encoded here:
- a CDS encoding glycoside hydrolase family 10 protein; this encodes MKTSPFLAALLVLTLAPLAAAQAPVAAPAVPDASPLPPAVPATPAALAPVTPAVLAPAPTPAPISSVRGLWVDAFGPGLKTRAQVSQTVEDAARLGVNALFVQAIRRADCLCRRSALPVVTDADLEKGFDPLAEITRLAHARGMRVIAWASVTGVANSQVPNSNPAHVFRQHGPDAGAASWLARRPDGSWREGSDGWLDPAIPEAADYIVAGVVSLVQNYPVDGVQLDRIRYPDGGAWGYDPKTLARYRAETGTRGTPAPTDVRWQNWKREQVTALVRRIALEVKAVRPTAWMSAATITYGPPPAPGDLAAFHKTRTYADVLQDWPTWMRDGLLDLNVLMNYKRDAVGDQGAWLDGWNAFAASVRAGAEVAGGTALYLNPPAVTASQATRTVQSGLGWVGYSYRTPTLDVYGTRQTTPQGLTAIRAALTVPGGALATPVPWTSQPRTLRGLIGRVVGTPTPGGRLVEALRDGQVVARTTTDGSGHYGFLTLPPGPVEVRVSGQRWAEPVPQTGVIRYPDLLVRDVQPAASGKP
- the dnaX gene encoding DNA polymerase III subunit gamma/tau; this translates as MSALYQRARPINWDQVVGQEHVKDVLRAALEQGRVGHAYLFSGPRGVGKTTTARLIAMTANCTGPLPKPCGECESCLAVRAGSHPDVLEIDAASNNSVDDVRDLREKVGLAAMRGGKKIYILDEAHMMSRAAFNALLKTLEEPPGHVIFILATTEPEKIIPTILSRCQHYRFRRLTPEEIAGKLAGLTRREGVMAELEALHLIGRLADGAMRDGESLLERMLAAGTAVTRAGVEEALGLPPGERVRGIAGALVLGDAGAAITGAAELYREGFAARTVVEGLVAAFASALHAELGLEGEALEGADVPRLLKLQAALDEQEARFARSADQLSLELALTHALLAAEAGGGGGTVSVAAPASVPTDVTQRLNRLEKELASLRASGRGTAAPANEVPAFEPGGRRAAPVSEAPARAASAPPPAAAPAPVQGNWADVTRQASMQLRAFLKPARMHAEPGYVSLTYDEKSSFHAKQIAGKFDEVAALVLKVFGPVTFELIAPEGNRRVNLGGRGPDGGGGGGIPAPSAPSGPAPTPARNEPPGATVPEGSAPQPAARPRASRGPAFAPLQGPTAPQAQRNPAGAATATLDAPAPLRPAPPPSPDDVAPAPLPDAAAAPWEEEHAADPPPAPADAQAGDRVPPPGTARELYIVEAITEEPDWGDIGGAVEGPPPSLEDAPFAGAVPARPVPASRPEPRPTAQAAAPARPGDIRAHPMYEEIKGRFSGRVREIGKNRNPQPAATGADEGEEEGA